The DNA region TCAAAGTTACAAAcaataaacagagaaaaatctAGCCTGGCCCATTGACTAGATTTGTTTGTGTTTCAACCAACTCCTTTAGGGGTGACCTGAAACAACACAAACAAGTTATTGTTAGTTGACTAATTCTGCCTTAATACATGTGTGTCATGACATTGATTAAGAGGAAGAAATGTCTGCCACTTTACAACTAATAAAAAGAGGGCCTTGAAGTTACGTGAAAACAAGTGCCAAAGAATGTATGATATGAAAGTCAAGCATTTCTGGCTGAAAATTTTTCCCTTGATTTCTTTTAGAAGTAAGAGGTTAAGTTAACAGTTACAgcaatttgtaaaattaatACCTAGAATCCTGATCcaatttacttttctttgataAGCCCTGATGTTCAGTATCCTTAGTACAGTCCACAGGTCCATTGTCCAGTTTGGCACTTGTCATCTGATCATCATGAGCATTATTTACAGCCTACAAAAGATGCATGAAACCACAGATTATTTTTCCCAAAACTATgatataattacaaaatttatcatTCTCCATTATATACTTTGTGTCACACTAAAATAATTAGGATCCAATAACTACCTCTTGGTAACACAATGAGGAGTATTCATTCCCTGTATAAAGTTGTTATTAGTAACAACATTTGCAAATTATGCTAATAAATGAACTCCTCTACTTGTCATCATAATCACTCACCATAACCTCTTTGCTTGAGGGGACTACTGCCTCAGTTTGCCTGTCTTGTTCTAACCTAGTGGGTgtcaacagaaaagaaattgaGAGATATTAACATAAtatgcaaaatatatttttgatttgTGGATGTGCCACTGCTAAGTGGCCTGAATCATGCTTGTTATTTTCCTGTCAATCTGCATTTTCAACTTGACTTCCACACTCCAATAAAACACAAGTTTAACATTACATCCCACATGAACCTTGAATGGCCTACAGATAAGTATGTTCATAGTGTTTCATCCCTTTGTCTGTCTTGGTAACATGCTACCTTCCCACAAGTCCATTTTAATGCATCTCAAAGTACACTTTGCATCTTGCCTAGTGTATTGAAAGTAAAGATTAAATTTCCCATTCAAAAAGCTTCGAGTCTGAGTAAGACCATCTGCTATTCCAAGGAAAAACTAATGtgataataaaaattacaaggTATGTTATTTAGTACCATTGATACCTCAATATTGTTCTTGAAAGAACTCATCCTGTTATATCTGGTTATAAACAAAGTAGCTAAAACTTAACTCCCTTCTAACTCACCTGGAAAATACTTCCTCACATTTCACACCAGCAGTTTCTTCATCTGAGATGTCATCATCACTATCATTTGTTGCTAGTGGAGCTGAATTGTCAATTGACTGACCCTCACacctaaacaaaaaataaaagtttgtataTACAACCagacaattttcctttttcccacaGCAGTAAACCTTCCTTGTAATCATCAGCAGTCACCAGGAAGACAGTCTGCCGACAAGATTAACAACCAAGCAAGGTCGTGGATACCTTCTACTACTGCTCTGCATTTACAATCCAAATATTTTCCAATGGAAGTTAGCCTTAATTCATTTTGTCATGGTTTGCATAGAAAGAAGGGTTTTAAGCACCTGCTGTCTCCCAAAGTCCCTGCTTATTTTGATAGCTGGATACAATCAGATAAAAGTTTGATTACTTCAAGGATTGAAGGATTcaagtaatttggttttacacCTGAGTCTTGCTAACCTGTAACGAGCTGCTCTATCCTGAACTGGTGAGGGCTTTGCCTTTCTCGTAGACTCATCACCATCTGCATCTGTTATGACTCCAAGAGCTTCAGCACTGGACACTAGGCCATGTGTTCTacacaaaaatggaaaaatgccTGGTTTCAACATGACTGACTGCCAAGAATTTAGTGAGACAGTCATACAGGTACAAACAAAATGACTGGCACAACATATAAGTAAAAAACTACACAAACACCaattaactttgaaaatttacaggaaaacaaCATGTTTATGAAGATGTTAGAATCTTTGGGGTTATACAGATAATGCATCCTgttgttaaaaagacaaaacTTGCCCATTACATATCCTCAGATCATACCTTAACTCATCTGGCTTGTTTGAAACTGAATCCTCTTTGACTACTACAAGAAAAAATAGGGACAAAAACTAAGTCTTCACTAACAAGTCTTCACTGCCaacatcaaaactgaaatgaaagtGGACAGGGAACCTGTCCCCTTTTACCTTGATGTGCAACTTAAGAAGCAGGCTGTGTTGCGGTATAAATGTTTAAGAGCAGAAAGACCAGCAAGATGTGTATGGACTACTGTTTAGACTGTGTGAAGTGAAAAACAGCACTTACTGTATGCTGCCCCTGCCTGTGCAGGAGCAGGTGGTTCTGTCTCCATTGCAACAGGTGAATCAGCCATTTCCTGTGTTGGTTCACTGATAAGAACACaaatcaattattattttgtcaaaTCTGAAGGAATATTTTGCAAGCCATCAAGTGTGAAAATCCCACAATTTCAATAAATTGACTGGCTAACTGACTTAATGATATAAATTAGTCTTTGTCAAAGGATAGATTGTTATAACATGGTCTGAAGTAACATCTAGAAAGGTCCAAACACAAATTTCCATTGACATTGAACTGCACCAAATTTGATCACCAATATACCCAATCAACTATCAAATTGCAGTTTTAAGGAATTTCAACAAGGAAATCTGCCACACAATACCTGTATTGTAAGTCAGAAGATCACATCAAACCTGACAAATTGTAACTTAAAACAGTCCACTTTCAGTTAACAATTCACTGCCTCTTTAAGAAGCAGAACAAACCTGCTAGGAGCCATTCTGATATCAGTGAAACTATCAAATGTTGCCCATCCTGTGTCGTCTGTTGTTGCAGCTGGTGTATCACCCCAGCCAACATCAGAAGCATCCATGGATACAGCTTCATCTATGGCTGCCTCTTCACGTTCAAATGTAAGAGACCATgctaatggtaaaaaaaaaagttccgTAATCATCTCTGTTTTGCTATTAAACCTAAATCATCTAAAACTAAACCCTGCTGAAGAGAATATTGCATGCTCTTGTTTTTTGTAGTTCTGACTATTCTTTAATCAATTTAAGTGGCCCAGTGGCATAGTCATAGCTTGGTAACATGAGCCATTTCCTTATACCATGTAATGCCTCTATTGGCCCAAAAAACTGCCAAAATGATACTCTGTAACTTTGGATGAACTAGTGTTTAGAAATTTCTTGCTGTTTCATGCTACAGTAGCAAGTGAAAAGCTTCATGAGTCATGGGCAAAAAGTGTTATAAGACCAATGCATCAGTActcaaaccaaaaccaaattaaatgacaccaaattatttcacaaaattACATCAACTACAGATATCTTTGCATGAAGAGTCAAGTATCTTCACACAATTTTACTGCCCACAATCACTGATATAAAATGTCCCCACATTACttgtttttaattctctttacaCTAATTGCTTACCATCACTGGGATCTACATCCATTTTATTATCTGTAGCTGCAGGAGGTTGTTTTACTGGTGATCCCTGAGGGCTGCTGCCACTTTCAAAAGGTACATTGGGACCTTTAGGAGCAGGTGACTCTAAATCTTCATCACTATCACTACTCTCACTTTCATTTCCTCCCTCTGGTGACAGGGTACTGCATTAAAATAACAATCAACCTTAGATTTTCAGCAAATAGTAGCTAGTATATAATAAGATCAGAGTTTATATTTCTATAAGTGCATTTACCTATGTCTTGACTCAGCAATGGATGAAAAGGTAAGTTCTTTTTCCTCCCAAACATCCTAAAAGatataaataaaaagtattaTTGGAATCACTTTGGGTCACATAACATAAACAGGAAAAAGATATATCTCAAGGGAACAAGACAAAACACAAAGGAGTTGTAAAGGAATTTCAAATTATACTGTCCTTACCTCTTCATCACTTCCACTGTCATCAAactgttgaattttttcattacaacaTGCTTCAAATAATGAAGCATTGGGCTGTAAAGAGTGTCAAAAACACCTTTAAATAACAACTACAGTAGAATACAATTTATGTATGTTTTCAAACAATCctgttattgatttttttactcTTAAGGCTAATTCGACAAGAAATAATACCTGACTACTTCTGCCTGAATACAATGACTGTAAGCATTTTGTGATCCTATGTTTCGCAAAGCCCTCGTAAATCTTTACCCAGGCTAATACTTCACTAATCAAATTacactcagttaaaaaaaaacctctcaGGTCTCAAACCCCAAAGCACTAAAACTCTCCTAAGAAGTATAAACCCATGATAGCCTTGTGAAAACCAAGATCATGACCTCCATATTTAGTTCTATAATTACAAATACTAAATGATGCAAAAAAAGATTAGTTAAAACATTGTACTTTCATATATTTCCctcggagaaaaaaaatggcatgcAACTCACATTATCTTCCTGAGCATTTACAGTAAAACTAATTTCCCCTATTCTGTCAAATGGTCCCCTGTAAGagagcaacaaaacagcaaaataaaacaattataacTGCTAGAGTACATTACTTTCTGTAAACTAAAAGGAATAAGTTTTCAATACTTACGTGATTGATTCATCTGGTTCTTGGAACTCATCCTCATCCAGACCAAATGTATCCATGAATTCTGTTGTAATCTGCTGCATCTGATATCTTGAAAATGCCTGCAGCAAAAAGTACATATTAACTTTcaactttcaaaaatttacttCCCAATAGTACACATGCATGTTTAAGTACATTTCTCCCTTAAGGAGGTTCCGTAGGGTTTTTTGACCACATGAGATCTGGGTGCAAACATGGCACAAGCTTTTaaagtgtcaacatgcaaaacaaacatatgCGCTCAATGTGATTGCATGATTGTTATCTAAGatgtgttaaaaacagtttttatgtgatggaatctaggATATCCAGCAACTGCACCCGaaatattcataggccttcttTGCCTGAAAAAggtcaactgaaaagaaaacaccctTGGAAAGATTGCCAAAGGGCAACAAATTCAAAGTCTATGCATGCTCAGATACTGATCTTGGCAAAGTTCTATTCCATTATGAAatgtttgtgaaaaaaaataggGATCTTTTGTGTAAGATTTATCCCGTTTCCTATGgtggaatttccaaagaatttCTAGGTTAAACACATTTGTGCCCTTCCTAATGCctgtcaattaaaaaaaaataagaccaaatttgaaatagaggaaaaaacacaaaattgcaaatagtgAAGAAACAGCCTTAGTTTGTAACTCCAATTTTTTGGGGCTTTTAAATGATCAGCAgaacaattttcacaaattgtgaaaattttgagagatttcactgaagcaaattgaagaaaatcaaagacaaaGCCAAATTATCCCTGGTGAGCGCCTCCCTTCGTTGAGCCTTAGcttaataaagaaaatcattttgataatatttacagTAAACGATTCCTTGCTCATTGCCTTTtaatggcttttagtgaccttaaaaagcaaaaacaaaaattttctataaaaatattacattggtGCACAtgccaacattgagcaaaaaccctatggagcctccttaaatgTGACTCGCTAattttaacaatattttaatACAGTGTACTGTGTTTCCTGTATGAGATATGCGAATAGcttctttcaaaaattgttcattatttcaaatgtcAAACTTTTGATTACAAACTGTTTTCAGCACAAGCTGTGTGACTGTCATTAGCATTCCTACCTGCTGAAGAGAGTGTTCCGTGTGTAAAAAGGACATGGGCTTGAAATCATCGTCATCATCTGAGGAAGACTGAAAATGATGTCCAACCTTGGAgaaacaatatgaaaaaaatgGGAATATTGAGGAAGACTGAACCACACAACTGTTCAGGTAAAATTTCTGTAGAAAGAAGTTCTTTCAAACAATGTTCTTTTAGAAGAAAAATGATACCCATTCATGATGACCACTAAAAATGTCAACTcataaaaacaaagaactttgtTATGCCAAGAAGTCggtggggaggggtgggaagggAGAGGGGGTTGGACCCAACACAATACAAAAACACACACAGTAAAAATTACCCAATGGTATGCACACAGAACAAGTAAAAAACTTaatgaatgaaagtttaaaataaatgtaatctCTCACTTTAAGAAACACAACATAACTGACATGGGTTAATAGTGAAAATAGCTTGGCAAGAACTTTGGAGGTCAACAAATTTATGGAAATCACAAAATTGTCCTGATAATAAAGTTTTGAATGCCTCATAATCCTTGAGAGGAAACAACTCACCAATTCTGACATGTTCTGTTTGTTGACATTTGCTAACTTTCCACTCACAAATGCATTCCATTTTTCACGCACTTTTTCAGGCAAGTCTAATTAAATAAGAGGAGTGAAGTACATAAGTTAGGATATCACAGCTAAGTCAACCTAATGTAGTTGTTGATGAATTCTACACAAGGTGTTGAAAATTGTGTGAATGACATACCAGCAAAAATTGTATCAAGAGCAGctttgtttttccctttctctaGACTTTGAACAAGACTGTTTGCCACATTTGTTAAATGACCCATGTATCCTTTCCTTTGGTTGGTCTGACTTCTGTATAAAATAGACAAAGCAACGCACCCATACATGTTTTCTTGTAAACTCaattttcatagaaaaaaaaattgtgtgaaaGCAAATATTTCAGAATGCAAAATGCagttttgtgaaaagaaatttcaatcTAAGCAAACTGAAAATTTGAGTTGAAAATCTAGGGTGATGTTTCCTGATGGATCCATTTAAAGTTTAGGTTATACTAAAACCAATAACTACCAGGTGATGGTCAAAGTATACATAAAAACAAACAGTCCTTGACACTATATGTAACCTGAAAACTACTGCCTCCAAGAAAGTTTTTCTAATTGGAAGTTGAGCTCATACTTGTCCCAGGAAAGTCAAAGATCACATTCCTGGATTTTAAGGGAGAGATTcccaaaaatatattgaaagaaagttatttgggtaaaaaaagttatttcaactttgttattGGAAAGATTGGAATTCACAACTGTCTCTGCAATCAATTGCTTGTCGAAGCATTTGACTTAGGCAAAAGATTGACTTGTTCACCATTCACAAAACATCATGTTTGGCTTAATTAACACCAACAAATAATTGTTCAGTGCCCTTACGTATCTGAATCATGATCCTCCCATTCCTGCAGTATCctttgaataattttacaatctTTAAATaactggaaaaacaaagagacaaaaatgGCAGTGCTGATGAAACAGAATGTGTTTACTAATAGTACAAAATGATAAAGTTGTGCTACTATCACTGAAATTGAAGCACCACTTACAACATCAACTAAAGGAGTACTCTGTTCCCCATCTTCCTCAGTTGGGGGATTGTTTAATACTGTAGTTATACACTTCTCCACTTGAGTGTGGAGGAAATTGTTCCATGAATACTTGAAAAATAACTCCTGcagaacaaacaaaatactAACATTGGTTTTAAAAGCcttaaaaagaagtaaacacTAGTATAATCAAGAGACAAAGATGAGTTACTTAAGATATCAATTATGAATGAACTCTATAGGATTACAGAATACATACCCATAAAACTTGTAATGTTCCTAGATTAGCTAGTTCAGCATTAATTGTATCACTATTCGTGGCTAAGATAGCAGCGATCAGCTTGGAGGTTTGAAGTCGAGCATTTCCAAGTGGAGGATCTAATGTTCCAACAGTGGTAAGCATTGGTTTCATCTGACAAAAGAAGAAGCCAACAATGATAGTCATCACATGTTTATGTTGCAGTAGTTGAACAAGAAAAGGCATATACAATAAatcaaaaaggagaaaaagaatgCAGCTTACCGGAGGAGGATCTTCTAGAAGCTGATGAAAATCTTTAAGTCTGGGTGTGAGAGCAGCTAATGTAGCACTgacacctgaaaaaaaaatcaacaacagcaaacagaagtaaataaaacattccAAGAGATATATCTTTATTATACATTTCTAACCTATCAGTACTTCTGAAATTATCATTTGAAATGCAACTTTTGTCAAGAAAAAAGATCACAGAATTAAGTTAGCTTTGTTCTCTTACCTTGTGCAAGTCTCTCAGCATCCAAAGCAGTCATTGGTTCTTCACCTTCCCCACTGAAATAAGCATCAAAAcatgcaaatttaaaattatcaaaattgttttgtttaaagtACATCTAAAGATAACGTTTCAAATAAAATATGTGGAACAATGcatgatatatatttttaatcaaACCTTCCTTTCCTGACTTCCAAGAGTGTGAGTAAAACAGATATTCCATTGACCAGTGCAACATCAGGGTGAAGCTTGGCATCCCGAAGCATGTGATCCAATAACTCTGATACAGTCTCTCTCCTTAATAGAACATATCAAATCAATTAAAaatcacaacaacaaaaaaagcttACAAATTGAGAGTTTgtttcttcaaaatgaaaatgctaGGTAAGTGGAACAAAGGACTACAGTATCTCTAGAGAACATATCTAGAGAACATTTGGAGAAATAAAAGTTATATTATAATGGCTGACAACTGGCAACCATTTATAACCTGACATCATTAtccatattctcaatactgttctctatacatttcctaaggtgctggcaaggagaatttgtttaacaatccagagcCTCTacagctggtgatcattttctttgtcctcatcaccttaatgtttgattcaggggtgatattgtaaggaagaaaatagatgctagtcactcgtTGGGATCAAAAGGTTAAAACTGATCAATAATTTCAGGCCCATTGCCCAAACCCGTGTACTCTTCACACCATTTAGGAAGTAACCATAAAAATCAACACACCACCTGAGCATACCTTTGAATTGCATCTAGTAAGGGATCTTGATCAGCATTCTCTTGGAGCTGTGACATGTGATCTCTGCTAAGTCTGATTATATCACACAGGCTTTGTGCTGCATTGCAACATCTCTGCAAAAATAGCAGTCCTCTCAGtaaacatttttacaaattaacaaaatttcattcaatttcaAATGGGTTCAGGTAAAAGTAGTTGAACTACCAACCTCTTCATCATTTCCTGGATCTATTAATGAGACCAAACTCTC from Pocillopora verrucosa isolate sample1 chromosome 1, ASM3666991v2, whole genome shotgun sequence includes:
- the LOC131778547 gene encoding serine/threonine-protein phosphatase 6 regulatory subunit 3 yields the protein MFWKFDLHPSSAIDTMLTREDCTLSEILDEDDVLQETKSQNRKLVDFFTRPDILEELVDYVLQQPDDSKDESVRYKHPNTACEVLTADVYAIIDKLTSNEDLLNKIWSFMESEPPLNPLLASFFSKVMVVLISRKTSLMLEYFKSKEDFVNAIVKHLGTSAVMDLLLRLITNVESPQLRQDLLEWLNSQKLVESLVSLIDPGNDEERCCNAAQSLCDIIRLSRDHMSQLQENADQDPLLDAIQRRETVSELLDHMLRDAKLHPDVALVNGISVLLTLLEVRKGSGEGEEPMTALDAERLAQGVSATLAALTPRLKDFHQLLEDPPPMKPMLTTVGTLDPPLGNARLQTSKLIAAILATNSDTINAELANLGTLQVLWELFFKYSWNNFLHTQVEKCITTVLNNPPTEEDGEQSTPLVDVLFKDCKIIQRILQEWEDHDSDTSQTNQRKGYMGHLTNVANSLVQSLEKGKNKAALDTIFADLPEKVREKWNAFVSGKLANVNKQNMSELVGHHFQSSSDDDDDFKPMSFLHTEHSLQQAFSRYQMQQITTEFMDTFGLDEDEFQEPDESITGPFDRIGEISFTVNAQEDNPNASLFEACCNEKIQQFDDSGSDEEDVWEEKELTFSSIAESRHSTLSPEGGNESESSDSDEDLESPAPKGPNVPFESGSSPQGSPVKQPPAATDNKMDVDPSDAWSLTFEREEAAIDEAVSMDASDVGWGDTPAATTDDTGWATFDSFTDIRMAPSSEPTQEMADSPVAMETEPPAPAQAGAAYIVKEDSVSNKPDELRTHGLVSSAEALGVITDADGDESTRKAKPSPVQDRAARYRCEGQSIDNSAPLATNDSDDDISDEETAGVKCEEVFSRLEQDRQTEAVVPSSKEVMAVNNAHDDQMTSAKLDNGPVDCTKDTEHQGLSKKSKLDQDSRSPLKELVETQTNLVNGPG